The following nucleotide sequence is from Phycisphaerae bacterium.
CGAGCGCGGCCGTTGGCGGCGATACAGGCGGCCATTGAGTCCGCACAACCGGCGCGGGACCTCTTAAGAGCGGTGACGGGTGGCGGCGATCGGGTCTGTTTGATCGCGGAGATCAAGAAGCGATCGCCTTCGGCAGGATTAATTCGGGCGGACTTTGATCCGGTCGCGTTGGCTCGCCTTTATGAGGGCGCGGGAGCGGCGGCGCTCTCGGTGCTGACGGATGCGGAGTATTTTTCGGGGGAGTTGGCGTTCATCGCGCAAATCAAGCGGGCCGTTGGGCTGCCGGTGCTGCGCAAGGACTTTATTATTGATGAGTATCAGGTCTATGAAAGCCGGGCGGCGGGGGCGGATGCTGTTCTATTGATCGCCGAGATTCTCACGGCGGAGCAGATTGGCGTCTTCGGGACGTTGGCGGAGCGCATGGGCATGTCGGCATTGGTAGAAGTGCATGACGCGAAACAGCTTGCGGCGGTTCGTGGAGTGCTCGCGAGTAGCCGCCGCATGATCCTCGGCATCAACAACCGGGACTTGAAGTTGCAGCGCGTCGATCTGGAGACCACGAGGCGCCTAGCCGGATTGCTTCCGCGCGGAACTCCATTTGTCGCGGAGAGCGGGATAGCGCGGCGGGCCGATGTGGAGGCCATGCGCGAGGCGGGGGCTTCGGCGGTACTCGTGGGGGAAGCTTTGCTGCGAGAGCAGGATATTCCCGGGAAGATTCGCGAGATGTTTGCGT
It contains:
- the trpC gene encoding indole-3-glycerol phosphate synthase TrpC; translated protein: MSGTILEKIVETKRGEVAEAKRARPLAAIQAAIESAQPARDLLRAVTGGGDRVCLIAEIKKRSPSAGLIRADFDPVALARLYEGAGAAALSVLTDAEYFSGELAFIAQIKRAVGLPVLRKDFIIDEYQVYESRAAGADAVLLIAEILTAEQIGVFGTLAERMGMSALVEVHDAKQLAAVRGVLASSRRMILGINNRDLKLQRVDLETTRRLAGLLPRGTPFVAESGIARRADVEAMREAGASAVLVGEALLREQDIPGKIREMFA